One genomic window of Candidatus Pseudobacter hemicellulosilyticus includes the following:
- a CDS encoding AhpC/TSA family protein, with amino-acid sequence MIRNSFLMAAALLTVQQVTAQTGKPFRIAGKITGNYSGKLYMSYQSDEDKYATDSAQVSNGTFKFAGQLQHPVEAMVYINQYKAYNEPGNALRLYIEPTNMALQLDPASLEKGVLTGSATEQESKKLEAAMASANEQLRPLNKEYNQLNGQYIEARRNKDSATMQSISNRMEALKDKMSPFQDEREQKIIAFVKANPASYVSAASMRWLVSSLPLGESEQIYAAMPENVKQSSYGKTIAKELKGLRGGSPGATAHVFSKTDINGQPFSLADLKGKYVLVDFWASWCVPCRKGNPHLKSLYAKYKDKGLEIVGISDDDRNNEAWKKAVEKDGIGIWKHVLRGLDMDKRMKNEPNPEDISDYYGIHSLPTKILIDPNGVIIGRYGGGGENDEAMDKKLAEVFKS; translated from the coding sequence ATGATCAGGAATAGCTTTCTGATGGCCGCTGCCTTACTGACCGTCCAGCAGGTAACGGCGCAAACAGGTAAACCTTTCCGGATTGCCGGTAAGATCACCGGTAACTATAGTGGCAAGCTCTATATGAGCTACCAGTCCGATGAAGATAAATACGCTACGGACAGCGCACAGGTGAGCAATGGGACTTTCAAATTTGCGGGTCAGTTGCAGCATCCGGTGGAAGCGATGGTCTATATCAACCAGTATAAAGCCTACAATGAGCCGGGCAATGCGCTGCGCCTGTATATTGAGCCTACCAACATGGCGTTGCAGCTGGATCCTGCAAGCCTGGAGAAAGGTGTGCTGACAGGCTCTGCCACTGAGCAGGAAAGCAAAAAGCTGGAAGCTGCCATGGCTTCCGCCAATGAACAGCTGAGACCCCTCAACAAGGAATACAATCAGCTGAACGGGCAGTACATTGAAGCCAGGAGAAATAAGGACAGCGCTACTATGCAATCCATATCCAACCGGATGGAGGCCCTCAAGGACAAGATGTCCCCGTTCCAGGATGAGCGCGAGCAAAAGATCATTGCGTTTGTAAAAGCCAATCCCGCTTCTTATGTATCGGCCGCTTCCATGCGCTGGCTGGTAAGCAGCCTGCCATTGGGAGAAAGCGAGCAGATCTATGCAGCCATGCCCGAAAATGTGAAGCAAAGCTCGTACGGGAAAACGATAGCAAAGGAACTGAAAGGTCTGCGTGGCGGCTCACCGGGCGCTACCGCCCACGTGTTCAGCAAAACGGATATCAACGGTCAGCCCTTCAGCCTGGCGGACCTGAAAGGCAAATATGTGCTGGTGGATTTCTGGGCCAGCTGGTGCGTACCCTGCCGCAAAGGCAACCCGCACCTGAAATCCCTCTATGCAAAATACAAGGACAAAGGACTGGAGATTGTAGGGATCTCTGATGACGACCGGAACAACGAGGCCTGGAAGAAAGCGGTTGAAAAAGATGGCATCGGTATCTGGAAACATGTGCTGCGTGGCCTGGATATGGACAAGCGTATGAAGAATGAACCCAACCCGGAAGATATCAGCGATTATTACGGTATCCATTCCCTGCCTACCAAGATACTGATTGATCCTAACGGCGTTATCATTGGTCGTTATGGCGGTGGCGGTGAGAATGATGAGGCCATGGATAAGAAACTGGCGGAAGTGTTTAAGTCGTAG